From the Leifsonia sp. AG29 genome, one window contains:
- the glgX gene encoding glycogen debranching protein GlgX, which produces MTSADPLRNLGVRIGPSGGELRVYSANADAMELCLFDAKDPNWLVKSVRMSRDANGVWLGRSRSLTVGTRYAIRVSGPSGPGNMFNPETLLLDPYARGLVRVGPEEWRSTVVADGFDWGSAVKPATPLDHTVVYEAHVKGISRLNPGVPEELRGSYAGLAHESTIGYLKDLGVTAVELLPVHAFVSEQRLIRQGLTNYWGYNTLNFFTPHAPYASRAAQAAGPEAVLAEFKGMVKLLHLAGIEVILDVVYNHTAEEGLGGPTTSLRGIDNATYYRHDATGAYIDVTGCGNTVDFGGPVPQRLVLDSLRYWADEMQIDGFRFDLAATLGRGPDASYQREHPLLEAALSDPALQGVKLIAEPWDVGLGGWQTGNFPDGWSEWNDRYRDRVRTFWLADIADARRNGQASVGIGGFATRLAGSSNTFSPERGPLASVNFVTAHDGFTMADLTAYDVKHNLGNGEDNRDGTDNNRSFNHGAEGPTIDEAILLARHRAMRNLMGTLLLSAGVPMITAGDEYGRSQRGNNNAYCHDSELTWLSWLRTREEREMYDTTKRLLELRRTNPALRPSRYAVSGKTTPNASHMDWYDATGERMDDTDWNSPENRTLQYLAASTPDKEEFNRVLLIVHGVEDDVEVSLPVAPGVTSYQLLWDSATEVPIPEDPEELAPGTKRLVGATSMQLYRANGPQTAEEGAA; this is translated from the coding sequence ATGACCTCCGCCGATCCTCTGCGCAACCTCGGAGTCCGCATCGGCCCGTCCGGAGGCGAGCTGCGGGTCTACTCCGCGAACGCCGACGCCATGGAGCTGTGCCTGTTCGACGCGAAGGACCCGAACTGGCTGGTGAAGTCGGTCCGGATGAGCCGCGACGCGAACGGCGTCTGGCTGGGCCGGTCGCGCTCGCTCACGGTCGGGACCCGCTACGCGATCCGCGTCTCGGGGCCGTCCGGACCGGGGAACATGTTCAACCCCGAGACGCTCCTGCTCGACCCGTACGCCCGTGGGCTGGTGCGGGTCGGTCCGGAGGAGTGGCGATCGACGGTCGTGGCGGACGGGTTCGACTGGGGCTCCGCCGTGAAGCCCGCCACCCCGCTCGATCACACCGTCGTGTACGAGGCGCATGTGAAGGGCATCAGCCGCCTGAACCCCGGTGTGCCCGAGGAGTTGCGGGGCAGCTATGCGGGGCTCGCGCACGAATCGACCATCGGCTACCTGAAGGATCTCGGCGTCACGGCCGTGGAGCTCCTCCCGGTGCACGCCTTCGTCTCCGAGCAGCGGCTCATCCGGCAGGGGCTCACCAATTACTGGGGTTACAACACCCTGAACTTCTTCACCCCGCATGCCCCGTACGCCTCGCGGGCCGCGCAGGCCGCCGGACCGGAGGCGGTGCTCGCCGAGTTCAAGGGCATGGTCAAGCTGCTCCACCTCGCCGGGATCGAGGTGATCCTGGACGTCGTCTACAACCACACCGCCGAGGAGGGACTGGGCGGCCCCACGACGAGCCTTCGAGGCATCGACAACGCCACCTACTACCGCCACGACGCGACGGGCGCGTACATCGACGTGACGGGCTGCGGGAACACCGTCGACTTCGGCGGTCCGGTGCCCCAGCGGCTCGTCCTCGACTCTCTGCGCTACTGGGCGGACGAGATGCAGATCGACGGGTTCCGGTTCGATCTCGCGGCGACCCTGGGACGCGGGCCCGACGCCTCGTACCAGCGCGAGCACCCCCTCCTGGAGGCGGCGCTCAGCGATCCGGCGCTGCAGGGCGTCAAACTCATCGCCGAGCCGTGGGACGTCGGTCTCGGCGGCTGGCAGACGGGCAACTTCCCCGACGGCTGGTCGGAGTGGAACGACCGCTACCGCGACCGAGTGCGCACCTTCTGGCTGGCCGACATCGCCGACGCGCGCCGCAACGGCCAGGCGAGCGTCGGCATCGGCGGGTTCGCCACGCGGCTCGCGGGGTCCTCGAACACGTTCAGCCCGGAGCGCGGGCCGCTCGCGTCGGTCAACTTCGTCACGGCCCACGACGGCTTCACGATGGCCGACCTCACCGCCTACGACGTCAAGCACAACCTCGGGAACGGCGAGGACAACCGCGACGGCACGGACAACAACCGCTCGTTCAACCACGGGGCCGAGGGGCCGACGATCGACGAGGCGATCCTGCTGGCCCGGCACCGGGCGATGCGCAACCTCATGGGCACCCTGCTGCTCTCCGCGGGCGTCCCGATGATCACCGCGGGCGACGAGTACGGCCGCAGCCAGCGCGGGAACAACAACGCCTACTGCCACGACAGCGAGCTCACCTGGCTGAGCTGGCTGCGGACCCGGGAGGAGCGCGAGATGTACGACACGACCAAGCGCCTCCTGGAGCTCCGCCGCACGAACCCCGCCCTCCGCCCCAGCCGCTACGCGGTCTCCGGCAAGACGACGCCCAACGCGAGCCACATGGACTGGTACGACGCGACCGGCGAGCGCATGGACGACACCGACTGGAACTCGCCCGAGAACCGCACGCTCCAGTACCTCGCCGCGTCGACGCCCGACAAGGAGGAGTTCAACCGCGTCCTCCTGATCGTCCACGGCGTCGAGGACGACGTGGAGGTGTCCCTCCCTGTCGCGCCGGGAGTCACCTCCTACCAGCTGCTCTGGGACTCGGCGACGGAGGTGCCGATCCCGGAGGACCCGGAGGAGCTCGCCCCCGGCACCAAGCGCCTCGTCGGTGCGACCTCGATGCAGCTCTACCGCGCGAACGGCCCCCAGACCGCGGAGGAGGGAGCGGCCTGA
- a CDS encoding cysteine desulfurase family protein translates to MPVYLDHAATTPMRPEAIEAYARALAVVGNPSSIHGHGQQARRVLEEAREAVASTLGCDPIEVVFTSGGTEAVNLAIKGFYWARNASASRPRILVPGGEHHATVDAVGWLESAEGAQPDWLPLDREGRIRPVTVQHPDDVALLTFLAVNNEVGTVQPVEALAAAGREAGIPVHVDAVAAYGHLPLDARALGVDALSVSAHKIGGPVGIGALVLSRTSSVVPLIHGGGQQRQVRSGTQDVAAAVAFAVAARAAADELQAEATRLSALRDRLIAGVREAVPEAVLSGPEPASGERVASNAHFMFPGAQGDSLLFLLDLAGISVSTGSACQAGVLEPSHVLLAMGRSEREARSALRFTLGRTSTEAEVDALVAALPGAYAQAARAGLAERAPRLGA, encoded by the coding sequence GTGCCGGTCTACCTCGATCACGCCGCCACCACGCCCATGCGTCCGGAGGCGATCGAGGCGTACGCGCGGGCCCTGGCCGTCGTGGGGAATCCGTCCAGCATCCACGGGCACGGGCAGCAGGCGAGACGGGTGCTCGAGGAGGCGCGGGAGGCCGTCGCCTCGACCCTCGGCTGCGACCCGATCGAGGTCGTCTTCACCTCCGGGGGCACCGAGGCGGTCAACCTGGCGATCAAGGGGTTCTACTGGGCGCGCAACGCCAGTGCCTCCCGGCCGCGCATCCTGGTGCCGGGAGGCGAGCACCACGCCACCGTCGACGCCGTGGGGTGGCTGGAGTCCGCCGAGGGCGCACAGCCCGACTGGCTCCCGCTCGACCGCGAGGGGCGCATCCGACCTGTGACCGTTCAGCATCCCGACGATGTCGCCCTGCTGACCTTCCTCGCGGTCAACAACGAGGTCGGCACGGTCCAACCGGTGGAGGCGCTCGCCGCAGCCGGTCGCGAGGCGGGCATCCCGGTGCACGTCGATGCCGTCGCGGCGTACGGCCACCTGCCCCTCGACGCCCGGGCACTGGGCGTGGACGCTCTCAGCGTTTCGGCCCACAAGATCGGCGGCCCCGTGGGCATCGGCGCACTCGTGCTCTCCCGGACCTCGTCGGTCGTCCCGCTCATCCACGGCGGCGGCCAGCAGCGACAGGTCCGGAGCGGCACGCAGGACGTCGCGGCCGCGGTCGCTTTCGCGGTCGCCGCCCGGGCGGCGGCGGACGAGCTGCAGGCCGAGGCGACGCGGCTCTCCGCCTTGCGCGACCGTCTGATCGCCGGAGTCCGGGAGGCCGTGCCCGAGGCCGTGCTCAGCGGGCCCGAGCCGGCGTCGGGGGAGAGGGTCGCCTCCAATGCGCACTTCATGTTCCCGGGTGCGCAGGGCGACTCGCTGCTGTTTCTGCTCGACCTGGCCGGCATCTCGGTCTCGACCGGTTCGGCCTGCCAGGCCGGAGTACTGGAGCCCTCGCACGTGCTCCTCGCGATGGGCCGCAGCGAGCGGGAGGCGCGCAGCGCTCTGCGCTTCACGCTCGGCCGCACCTCCACCGAGGCCGAGGTAGACGCCCTCGTCGCGGCTCTCCCCGGTGCCTACGCGCAGGCCGCGCGCGCCGGCCTCGCCGAGCGGGCGCCGCGGCTCGGCGCGTAG
- the ligA gene encoding NAD-dependent DNA ligase LigA has translation MAIETTTDDDLARARAEAQQLTTRIIELRDAYYERDTVLVSDEEYDRMMRRLEELERLHPELQSQDSPTQTVGGRAETTLFAPVEHAERMLSLDNVFSLEEFEAWAARVERDAGRRVDYLCELKIDGLAINLRYVDGRLVSAATRGDGVVGEDVTENIRWIPAIPDRLDTDTPPPLVEVRGEVFFPTAEFDELNEHQQEAGERIFANARNAASGSLRQKSEGKNPAQLALMRDRLRRLHMLVHGIGAWPEPPVSAQSAVYELLKSWGLPTSTHYRVFPAASDVDDFIRYYGEHRGSVEHEIDGIVIKVDELALHDELGATSRAPRWAIAYKYPPEQVNTKLLDIVVSVGRTGRATPFAVMEKVRVAGSEVRQATLHNQEVVKAKGVLIGDTVVLRKAGDVIPEVLGPVVELRDGTERPFVMPENCPECGTRLAPAKEGDIDLRCPNAEFCPAQVRGRVEHIGSRGALDIEALGEVAAAALTQPKFPEQPPLPTEAGLFGLTLEDLFPIQVVVRDSETGLPKLTDSGAEKVDTPFRRRRAKKDGPYDPSASGFTGDADYVPSKAAVELLANLSAARTKPLWRILVALNIRHVGPVAARALADHFGSLDAIRSASREELAAVDGVGGIIADAVLAWFEVDWHREIIERWRGDGVRFETPGHLGPGKAGESGGVLAGLTVVATGTLEGYSREGAQEAIIAAGGKAASSVSKKTDFVAAGPGAGSKLAKAEELGVRIIDAAQFKRLVEQGPDALD, from the coding sequence GTGGCGATCGAGACGACGACCGACGACGACCTCGCGCGGGCGCGCGCGGAGGCTCAGCAGCTGACGACGCGCATCATCGAGCTGCGCGACGCGTATTACGAGCGCGACACCGTGCTCGTGAGCGACGAGGAGTACGACCGCATGATGCGGCGGCTGGAGGAGCTCGAGCGCCTCCACCCGGAGCTGCAGAGCCAGGACAGCCCCACGCAGACTGTGGGCGGCCGCGCCGAGACGACCCTGTTCGCGCCTGTCGAGCACGCCGAGCGCATGCTGAGCCTCGACAACGTGTTCTCGCTCGAGGAGTTCGAGGCGTGGGCCGCCCGGGTCGAGCGCGATGCGGGGCGGCGGGTCGACTACCTGTGCGAGCTCAAGATCGACGGTCTCGCCATCAACCTCCGCTACGTCGATGGTCGGCTCGTCTCCGCGGCGACCCGCGGTGACGGCGTGGTCGGTGAGGACGTGACCGAGAACATCCGCTGGATCCCCGCGATCCCGGACCGCCTCGACACCGACACGCCGCCGCCGCTCGTGGAGGTCCGCGGCGAGGTGTTCTTCCCGACCGCCGAGTTCGACGAGCTCAACGAGCACCAGCAGGAGGCCGGTGAGCGGATCTTCGCCAATGCGCGCAACGCGGCGAGCGGGTCGCTCCGGCAGAAGTCCGAGGGGAAGAATCCGGCGCAGCTGGCGCTCATGCGGGATCGGCTGCGACGCCTCCACATGCTCGTGCACGGCATCGGCGCGTGGCCCGAGCCTCCGGTCTCCGCCCAGTCGGCGGTCTACGAGCTCCTGAAGTCCTGGGGACTGCCCACGTCGACCCACTACCGGGTGTTCCCCGCCGCATCCGACGTCGACGACTTCATCCGCTACTACGGCGAGCACCGCGGGTCGGTCGAGCACGAGATCGACGGGATCGTCATCAAGGTCGACGAGCTGGCCCTCCACGACGAGCTCGGCGCCACGAGCCGCGCTCCGCGCTGGGCGATCGCCTACAAGTACCCGCCGGAGCAGGTCAATACGAAGCTGCTCGACATCGTCGTGAGCGTCGGCCGCACCGGCCGTGCGACGCCGTTCGCCGTCATGGAGAAGGTGCGCGTCGCGGGCTCCGAGGTGCGCCAGGCGACGCTCCACAACCAGGAGGTCGTCAAGGCGAAGGGCGTCCTGATCGGCGACACGGTCGTGCTGCGCAAGGCCGGCGACGTCATTCCGGAGGTGCTCGGGCCGGTCGTCGAGCTGCGCGATGGGACCGAGCGGCCGTTCGTCATGCCGGAGAACTGCCCCGAGTGCGGCACGCGGCTGGCGCCCGCCAAGGAGGGCGACATCGACTTGCGCTGCCCCAACGCCGAATTCTGTCCGGCCCAGGTGCGCGGGCGGGTCGAGCACATCGGCTCCCGGGGGGCGCTCGACATCGAGGCCCTCGGCGAGGTCGCGGCCGCGGCACTGACACAGCCGAAATTCCCGGAGCAGCCCCCGCTGCCCACCGAGGCGGGCCTGTTCGGTCTGACCCTCGAAGACCTCTTCCCGATCCAGGTGGTCGTCCGCGACTCCGAGACCGGACTGCCGAAGCTGACGGACTCCGGCGCGGAGAAGGTCGACACGCCCTTCCGGCGCCGCAGAGCCAAGAAGGACGGCCCGTACGACCCCTCCGCGAGCGGGTTCACCGGAGACGCCGACTACGTGCCGTCGAAGGCCGCGGTCGAACTGCTCGCCAATCTGTCCGCCGCGCGGACGAAACCGCTCTGGCGCATCCTCGTCGCGCTCAACATCCGCCATGTCGGCCCCGTGGCCGCGCGGGCCCTGGCCGATCACTTCGGGTCGCTCGACGCGATCCGCTCGGCCAGCAGGGAGGAGCTCGCCGCCGTCGACGGCGTGGGAGGGATCATCGCCGACGCCGTGCTCGCGTGGTTCGAGGTCGACTGGCATCGCGAGATCATCGAGCGCTGGAGGGGCGACGGCGTCCGGTTCGAGACACCGGGTCACCTCGGCCCCGGGAAGGCGGGGGAGTCGGGCGGAGTCCTCGCCGGCCTGACCGTCGTCGCGACAGGTACCCTCGAGGGGTACTCCCGAGAGGGTGCCCAGGAGGCTATCATCGCCGCGGGTGGGAAAGCCGCGTCGAGCGTGTCCAAGAAGACCGACTTCGTCGCGGCCGGCCCGGGCGCCGGCTCGAAGCTGGCGAAGGCCGAGGAACTGGGGGTGCGAATCATCGACGCTGCACAATTCAAGAGACTGGTCGAGCAGGGCCCTGACGCGCTCGACTGA
- the ybaK gene encoding Cys-tRNA(Pro) deacylase, with the protein MAKDRAAAGTPATAALSAAGIPFTTRPYEHDPSAPSYGLEAAEALGVEPDRVFKTLLADTELGLVVGVVPVTGMLDLKALAAAVGAKRATMADPAVAERRTGYVVGGISPIGQKTRHRTVVDETAQLFETVFVSGGKRGFDIELSPAALIEATGAEYAAIAR; encoded by the coding sequence ATGGCGAAGGATCGCGCGGCGGCCGGCACGCCGGCGACGGCGGCCCTCAGCGCGGCGGGGATCCCGTTCACGACGCGCCCGTACGAGCACGACCCCTCCGCGCCCTCCTACGGTCTGGAGGCCGCGGAGGCGCTCGGGGTCGAGCCCGACCGGGTGTTCAAGACCCTCCTCGCCGACACCGAGCTCGGCCTCGTCGTCGGGGTCGTCCCCGTCACCGGGATGCTCGACCTCAAGGCCCTGGCGGCGGCGGTCGGAGCCAAGCGCGCGACGATGGCGGACCCGGCGGTGGCCGAGCGCCGGACCGGCTACGTCGTCGGCGGCATCAGCCCGATCGGTCAGAAGACCCGCCACCGCACCGTCGTCGACGAGACGGCCCAGCTCTTCGAGACGGTGTTCGTCTCCGGCGGCAAGCGCGGATTCGACATCGAGCTCAGCCCCGCCGCCCTCATCGAGGCGACGGGCGCCGAATACGCGGCGATCGCCCGCTAG
- the glgP gene encoding alpha-glucan family phosphorylase: MKAIRRFTVRAVLPENLSALEEIAGNLRWSWHEPTKELFARISPELWQLVRHDPIALLGSVDPQRLAELADDPGYVEWAGHVRDDLRSYLGEPRWYQGLEAAPATIAYFSPEFGITAALPQYSGGLGILAGDHLKAASDLGVPLVGVGLFYRSGYFSQAISPDGWQLESYPVLDPDGLPLSVLRNPDGTPVQITLALPDGVLNARVWQAAVGRVTLLLLDTDIPENVESLRSVTDRLYGGGGEHRLLQELLLGIGGVRAVKAWADLTGAPPAEVFHTNEGHAGFLGLERISDLIGDGLTFDEALQVVRAGTVFTTHTPVPAGIDRFDRALVQRYFSTSLLPGVAVDQVLALGAEDYPGGAAEVFNMAVMGLRLGQHANGVSKLHGAVSRQMFGGLFPGFDAQEVPIDSVTNGVHAPTWTDPALRALAIEKLGTDDTTHANWADSGAVTDLDLWSVRNRMREQLVQDARRRVMVAWEEQNPGGIAPVWMQDLLDPNVLTIGFARRVPTYKRLTLMLHDPERLRNILLDPKRPVQFVIAGKSHPADDEGKRLIQKLVQFASEPEIRQRMVFLPDYDIGMAQLLYPGTDVWLNNPLRPLEACGTSGMKAALNGALNLSILDGWWNEFYDGDNGWAIPSADAAGDGAERDALEAEAMYDLIEHQIAPRFYERNGDDVPSAWVSQIRHTLATLSSPLSAERMVREYVERLYIPAWNNEKLLTKGGYADARSLAAWKARVRAAWPAVSVAHVDAGGLDAVPQVGEELHVRALVNLGGLSPDDVQVQVVYGRSKDGDEIHDLHYLPLTVDSSVPGTEDPAVAHEFEGTVRLTWAGSFGYTVRVVPVNGLLLGAAELGLVTAAS, from the coding sequence GTGAAGGCCATCCGTAGATTCACCGTCCGTGCCGTCCTCCCCGAGAACCTCTCCGCGCTCGAGGAGATCGCCGGCAACCTCCGCTGGTCGTGGCATGAGCCGACGAAGGAGCTGTTCGCGCGGATCTCGCCGGAGCTCTGGCAGCTCGTGAGGCACGACCCGATCGCCCTGCTGGGCTCGGTCGACCCGCAGCGGCTCGCCGAGCTCGCCGACGACCCGGGCTACGTCGAGTGGGCCGGCCATGTCCGCGACGACCTCCGCTCGTATCTCGGCGAGCCGCGCTGGTACCAGGGCCTCGAAGCGGCCCCCGCCACGATCGCCTACTTCTCGCCGGAGTTCGGGATCACCGCGGCTCTGCCGCAGTACTCGGGCGGTCTCGGCATCCTCGCGGGGGACCACCTGAAGGCGGCCAGCGACCTCGGCGTCCCGCTCGTCGGCGTCGGGCTGTTCTACCGGTCGGGGTACTTCTCGCAGGCGATCTCGCCGGACGGGTGGCAGCTCGAGAGCTATCCGGTCCTCGATCCGGACGGTCTGCCGCTCAGCGTGCTGCGCAACCCGGACGGGACGCCCGTCCAGATCACGCTGGCCCTGCCGGACGGCGTGCTCAACGCGCGGGTGTGGCAGGCGGCGGTCGGCCGGGTCACCCTGCTGCTCCTCGACACCGACATCCCGGAGAACGTCGAGTCCCTGCGCTCGGTCACCGACCGGCTCTACGGCGGAGGCGGCGAGCACCGCCTCCTGCAGGAGCTGCTTCTCGGCATCGGCGGCGTGCGCGCCGTCAAGGCGTGGGCCGACCTCACGGGCGCCCCGCCCGCCGAGGTGTTCCACACGAACGAGGGCCACGCCGGCTTCCTCGGCCTGGAGCGCATCTCCGACCTGATCGGCGACGGGCTCACCTTCGACGAGGCGCTGCAGGTGGTGCGGGCGGGCACCGTGTTCACCACGCACACGCCGGTCCCCGCCGGGATCGACCGGTTCGACCGGGCGCTGGTCCAGCGGTACTTCTCCACCTCGCTCCTCCCCGGCGTCGCCGTCGACCAGGTGCTCGCGCTCGGCGCCGAGGACTACCCGGGCGGCGCCGCCGAGGTGTTCAACATGGCGGTCATGGGCTTGCGGCTGGGCCAGCACGCGAACGGGGTCTCGAAGCTGCACGGAGCCGTGAGCCGGCAGATGTTCGGCGGGCTCTTCCCCGGATTCGACGCCCAGGAGGTTCCGATCGACTCGGTCACGAACGGCGTGCACGCCCCGACGTGGACCGACCCCGCGCTGCGCGCGCTCGCGATCGAGAAGCTCGGGACGGACGACACGACGCACGCCAATTGGGCGGACAGCGGTGCGGTCACGGATCTCGACCTGTGGAGCGTGCGGAACCGCATGCGCGAACAGCTCGTGCAGGACGCCCGCCGGCGGGTGATGGTCGCCTGGGAGGAACAGAACCCGGGCGGCATCGCGCCCGTGTGGATGCAGGACCTCCTCGACCCGAACGTGCTCACCATCGGGTTCGCGCGCCGCGTGCCGACCTACAAGCGCCTGACCCTCATGCTCCACGACCCGGAGCGGCTGAGGAACATCCTCCTCGACCCGAAGCGGCCGGTGCAGTTCGTGATCGCGGGCAAGTCGCACCCCGCCGACGACGAGGGCAAGCGGCTCATCCAGAAGCTCGTCCAGTTCGCCTCGGAGCCGGAGATCCGGCAGCGCATGGTGTTCCTCCCGGACTACGACATCGGCATGGCCCAGCTCCTGTACCCGGGCACCGACGTCTGGCTCAACAACCCGCTCCGGCCGCTCGAGGCGTGCGGCACGTCGGGTATGAAGGCGGCGCTCAACGGAGCGTTGAACCTCTCGATCCTCGACGGCTGGTGGAACGAGTTCTACGACGGCGACAACGGCTGGGCCATCCCGTCCGCCGATGCCGCCGGGGACGGCGCCGAGCGCGACGCGCTCGAAGCGGAGGCCATGTACGACCTGATCGAGCATCAGATCGCGCCGAGGTTCTACGAGCGCAACGGCGATGACGTCCCGTCCGCGTGGGTGAGTCAGATCCGGCACACCCTCGCGACCCTCTCGTCGCCGCTGAGCGCAGAGCGCATGGTCCGCGAGTACGTCGAGCGGCTCTACATCCCGGCGTGGAACAACGAGAAGCTGCTCACGAAGGGCGGATACGCCGACGCGCGCTCGCTCGCCGCCTGGAAGGCGCGGGTCCGTGCCGCGTGGCCCGCCGTCAGTGTCGCGCACGTCGACGCCGGCGGACTCGACGCGGTGCCGCAGGTCGGCGAGGAGCTGCATGTGCGGGCTCTGGTGAACCTGGGCGGGCTCTCCCCGGACGACGTTCAGGTGCAGGTCGTCTACGGTCGCAGCAAGGACGGCGACGAGATCCATGACCTCCACTACCTGCCTCTGACGGTCGACTCGTCGGTCCCCGGCACGGAGGACCCGGCGGTGGCTCACGAGTTCGAGGGGACCGTCCGGCTCACGTGGGCCGGCTCGTTCGGGTACACCGTGCGCGTCGTGCCGGTCAACGGGCTGCTGCTGGGAGCCGCCGAGCTGGGGCTCGTGACCGCCGCCTCCTGA
- the mnmA gene encoding tRNA 2-thiouridine(34) synthase MnmA, which produces MRVLAAMSGGVDSAVAAARAVEAGHDVVGVHLALSRMPGTLRTGSRGCCTIEDSMDARRAADVIGIPFYVWDFSERFKLDVVDDFIAEYSAGRTPNPCMRCNERIKFAALLEKALDLGFDAVCTGHYAAIVTADDGRRELHRASDWAKDQSYVLGVLTEEQLAHAMFPLGATPSKAEVRAEAAARGLSVAGKPDSHDICFIPDGDTRGWLAERVGAATGDILDRDGNRVGTHEGAHAFTVGQRKGLGIGVPSPDGRPRFVLEVRPKDNTVVVGPKEALDIAEIAGARFTWAGRPPADPEQPFACDVQIRAHADPVPATAVVSGGELVIRPASPLNGVAPGQTAVIYVGTRVLGQTTIDRTVSAVPA; this is translated from the coding sequence GTGAGAGTTCTGGCAGCGATGAGCGGCGGCGTCGATTCCGCCGTGGCCGCCGCACGTGCCGTCGAGGCGGGGCACGACGTCGTCGGCGTCCACCTCGCGCTCAGCCGGATGCCGGGCACGCTCCGGACCGGAAGCCGCGGCTGTTGCACCATCGAGGACTCGATGGACGCTCGCCGGGCCGCCGATGTCATCGGAATCCCGTTCTACGTCTGGGACTTCTCGGAGCGCTTCAAGCTCGACGTCGTCGACGACTTCATCGCCGAGTACTCCGCCGGCCGCACCCCGAACCCCTGCATGCGCTGCAACGAGCGCATCAAGTTCGCGGCGCTGCTCGAGAAGGCACTCGACCTCGGGTTCGACGCCGTCTGCACGGGCCACTACGCGGCGATCGTCACGGCCGACGACGGCCGTCGCGAGCTCCATCGCGCCAGCGACTGGGCCAAGGACCAGTCGTACGTGCTCGGCGTGCTGACGGAGGAGCAGCTGGCGCACGCGATGTTCCCGCTCGGGGCGACGCCGTCGAAGGCCGAGGTCCGCGCTGAGGCCGCAGCCCGGGGGTTGAGCGTTGCCGGCAAACCGGACTCGCACGACATCTGCTTCATCCCCGACGGGGACACGCGCGGCTGGTTGGCGGAGCGCGTCGGAGCCGCCACGGGAGACATCCTCGACCGCGACGGCAATCGCGTGGGCACGCACGAGGGAGCGCACGCCTTCACGGTCGGGCAGCGCAAGGGTCTCGGCATCGGCGTTCCTTCGCCCGACGGCCGCCCGCGCTTCGTGCTCGAGGTCCGCCCCAAGGACAACACGGTCGTGGTCGGTCCCAAGGAGGCGCTCGACATCGCCGAGATCGCCGGAGCGCGGTTCACGTGGGCCGGCCGCCCGCCCGCGGACCCCGAGCAGCCCTTCGCGTGCGACGTGCAGATCCGCGCCCACGCCGACCCGGTCCCGGCGACCGCGGTCGTAAGTGGGGGAGAGCTCGTCATCCGGCCGGCCTCGCCGCTGAACGGAGTCGCTCCCGGCCAGACCGCGGTCATCTACGTCGGAACCCGCGTGCTGGGTCAGACCACCATCGACCGGACGGTTTCCGCCGTCCCGGCCTGA